A window of Roseofilum reptotaenium CS-1145 contains these coding sequences:
- the rpmE gene encoding 50S ribosomal protein L31: MPKSDIHPQWYPEAKVYCNGEFVMTVGSTQPELHVDVWSGNHPFYTGTQKIIDTEGRVERFQKRYNWMGSTGNKK, translated from the coding sequence CAATGGTATCCAGAAGCTAAAGTATATTGTAATGGCGAGTTTGTAATGACCGTGGGTTCAACTCAGCCAGAACTTCATGTGGATGTCTGGTCTGGAAATCATCCGTTTTATACAGGAACTCAGAAAATTATTGACACTGAAGGACGGGTGGAACGATTCCAGAAACGGTATAACTGGATGGGAAGTACAGGTAACAAGAAGTAG